The proteins below are encoded in one region of Myxococcales bacterium:
- a CDS encoding flagellar biosynthetic protein FliR: MILEHLIDPASQHALLWTALLLALRITPLFLLSPWLTLGNLPWMIRASLAFGFLLALFPLATSQGLLNPPTALELPLIVLREFGIGLLFAIASAVPFWAMGWAGQLSHHWQGFSFSDNSSGGLQKLFFYFAIALFASMGGLRFAVDRFAQTLLDVPLAGVGPSNVHLQALALGSSRLVADALWFTLLFATPVAATLVLSDLSMGWINRISPQFSAFFLSVPLKTALSIFAIMISLAVFGQHALDIFQTAVVSAKTLILEFAR, translated from the coding sequence TCTGGACAGCATTGCTGCTTGCTCTGCGCATCACGCCACTTTTTCTGCTGAGCCCCTGGCTTACGCTCGGCAATTTACCTTGGATGATACGTGCAAGCTTAGCTTTTGGTTTTTTACTCGCGCTTTTCCCACTTGCCACTTCACAAGGCCTACTAAACCCACCGACAGCGCTTGAACTACCTTTGATTGTGCTGCGCGAGTTTGGCATCGGTCTTTTGTTTGCGATTGCAAGTGCCGTGCCTTTTTGGGCCATGGGCTGGGCCGGTCAGTTAAGTCATCACTGGCAAGGTTTTTCGTTTTCCGACAATTCATCCGGGGGCCTACAAAAATTGTTCTTCTATTTTGCCATCGCCCTGTTTGCCTCCATGGGCGGACTTCGTTTTGCCGTGGATCGTTTTGCTCAAACCCTGCTTGATGTCCCCCTTGCAGGAGTAGGGCCGAGCAATGTTCATCTTCAGGCGCTCGCGCTCGGCAGCTCTCGTTTAGTTGCCGATGCGCTATGGTTTACCCTGCTTTTTGCCACACCCGTTGCGGCAACCCTGGTGCTAAGCGATCTGAGCATGGGCTGGATCAATCGAATCAGTCCGCAATTTTCAGCTTTTTTTCTGAGTGTTCCCCTCAAAACAGCACTTAGCATTTTTGCGATCATGATAAGTTTAGCGGTATTTGGCCAACATGCGCTCGATATTTTTCAGACGGCCGTCGTTTCGGCAAAGACACTTATTCTAGAGTTTGCTAGATAA
- the hpt gene encoding hypoxanthine phosphoribosyltransferase — protein MKRPKALFDEATIAKRVQEMGKAIEQDYQGKNLVLIIVLKGSFVFAADLARTINLPLKTDFLGLRSYEGGTQSSGIVQITHDLNHPIEGKDVIVIEDIVDTGLTMDYLFENLATRKPNSVKLASLLHKPARTKTMINIDYLGFTIDDVFVVGYGMDFDERYRNLPYLGILENES, from the coding sequence ATGAAACGACCCAAAGCTTTATTTGACGAGGCCACTATTGCAAAGCGCGTGCAAGAGATGGGCAAAGCCATTGAGCAAGACTACCAAGGGAAAAACTTGGTGCTTATCATCGTGCTCAAAGGCAGTTTTGTGTTTGCGGCTGACTTAGCGAGAACGATTAACTTGCCGCTCAAAACCGATTTTCTCGGACTGCGCAGCTATGAAGGCGGCACACAAAGCTCGGGCATCGTGCAAATCACACACGACCTAAACCATCCTATTGAAGGCAAAGATGTGATTGTCATCGAAGACATCGTCGATACCGGTCTTACCATGGACTACCTATTTGAGAACCTGGCCACGCGCAAACCCAACTCCGTTAAGCTCGCTTCCCTTCTTCACAAACCTGCCCGTACCAAAACCATGATCAACATCGACTATCTTGGCTTTACCATCGACGATGTGTTTGTCGTCGGATACGGCATGGATTTTGATGAGCGCTACCGCAACCTTCCCTACCTCGGCATTCTTGAAAACGAATCATGA
- a CDS encoding tetratricopeptide repeat protein, whose translation MSDRLDMLKQVIDAGSADPFHWYAYAMELRKARKLAEALVAFDEVSARFPDYVPTYLMAGQCAQEGGDLVLAKSWFDRGIQVAAGANDTHALSELHAASAALLV comes from the coding sequence ATGAGCGATCGACTCGACATGTTAAAGCAAGTGATCGATGCTGGCTCAGCGGATCCTTTTCACTGGTACGCTTATGCGATGGAGCTGCGCAAAGCACGCAAACTTGCCGAGGCCTTAGTTGCTTTTGATGAAGTAAGCGCGCGATTCCCTGACTACGTGCCCACTTATCTTATGGCAGGACAATGCGCCCAAGAAGGTGGCGACCTGGTGCTGGCAAAATCATGGTTCGATCGCGGCATTCAGGTGGCAGCCGGAGCCAACGACACGCACGCCCTTTCCGAACTCCACGCTGCCTCCGCTGCATTGCTTGTTTAA
- the gdhA gene encoding NADP-specific glutamate dehydrogenase, which produces MSSDNTTAEREVNRFMQELVAKNPAQPEFHQAVREVVHDIMPLVLDRKDYQSANILERITEPDRVVIFRVTWEDDKQRTCVNRAWRVQFNNSIGPYKGGMRFHPSVNLGVLKFLGFEQVFKNSLTGLPMGGAKGGSNFDPKGKSDHEVMRFCQALMAELLRHIGPYTDVPAGDIGVGGREIGYLFGQFKRLANQHTGTMTGKGITYGGSLIRTEATGYGAVYFMKEMLEHRSQGLKGKTALVSGSGNVAQYCTEKLIQLGVKVLTMSDSGGFIYDPNGIDEEKLKWVIELKEKRRGRIREYASQFKGSEFHHGKRPWRTKADLAFPCATQNELGGDDARALINNGCVGVAEGANMPSTLDAIAVFLNAKIAYAPGKAANAGGVAVSGLEQSQNALRIFWKREEVDERLQGIMHTIHKRCVEYGDQKSFVNYVKGANIAGFVKVADAMVAYGIV; this is translated from the coding sequence ATGAGTAGCGACAACACGACGGCGGAACGCGAAGTTAATCGATTCATGCAGGAGCTGGTTGCTAAGAATCCGGCTCAACCCGAATTCCATCAAGCCGTACGCGAAGTGGTTCATGACATCATGCCCTTGGTGTTGGATCGCAAAGACTATCAAAGTGCAAACATTCTTGAGCGCATCACGGAACCTGATCGTGTGGTGATTTTTCGTGTGACCTGGGAAGACGACAAGCAGCGCACCTGTGTGAATCGCGCTTGGCGCGTGCAGTTCAACAACTCCATCGGGCCTTACAAAGGCGGCATGCGTTTTCATCCTTCCGTCAACCTTGGTGTGCTGAAATTTCTGGGCTTCGAGCAAGTGTTTAAAAATAGTCTCACGGGTCTGCCGATGGGCGGCGCCAAAGGTGGGTCGAACTTTGATCCCAAGGGCAAGAGCGATCATGAAGTGATGCGTTTTTGCCAAGCGCTCATGGCCGAATTGCTTCGCCATATCGGGCCCTATACCGACGTGCCCGCCGGGGATATTGGCGTTGGCGGCCGCGAAATTGGCTACCTGTTTGGTCAATTCAAACGCCTTGCCAACCAACACACCGGCACGATGACCGGCAAGGGCATCACCTACGGTGGAAGCTTAATTCGCACCGAAGCCACTGGCTATGGCGCCGTTTATTTCATGAAAGAAATGCTCGAGCATCGCAGCCAGGGTCTGAAAGGTAAAACCGCGTTGGTGTCGGGCTCGGGAAACGTCGCGCAATACTGCACCGAGAAACTCATTCAGCTTGGGGTCAAGGTGCTTACGATGTCGGATTCTGGTGGTTTTATTTACGATCCAAACGGTATCGATGAAGAAAAACTTAAGTGGGTGATTGAGCTTAAAGAAAAACGCCGTGGTCGTATTCGTGAATACGCATCGCAGTTCAAAGGCAGCGAGTTTCACCACGGCAAGCGCCCCTGGCGCACCAAAGCCGATCTGGCCTTTCCTTGCGCAACTCAAAACGAACTGGGAGGCGACGATGCCCGAGCCCTCATCAATAACGGCTGTGTGGGCGTCGCCGAAGGGGCCAACATGCCTTCAACCCTTGATGCTATTGCCGTTTTTTTGAACGCAAAAATCGCATACGCACCTGGCAAGGCCGCCAACGCAGGCGGCGTTGCTGTCTCAGGTCTTGAGCAAAGCCAAAACGCTCTTCGCATCTTTTGGAAACGTGAAGAGGTCGATGAACGACTGCAAGGCATCATGCACACCATTCACAAACGTTGTGTCGAATACGGCGATCAAAAAAGCTTCGTTAACTACGTCAAGGGCGCCAACATCGCAGGCTTCGTCAAAGTAGCCGACGCCATGGTCGCCTACGGCATCGTGTAA
- a CDS encoding sulfite exporter TauE/SafE family protein, protein MHFDIQQLTLAWIVTAFAGVVQGTIGFGYAVLSVPVLALINPLFAPMPQILMSLPMTSFMAYRERSNLEWQGIGWILIGRLPGTIAGAWLLVVASQVVLQRSLALVVFLAALIIGSGVSLPRTKLTRTVAGFISGIASMTSAIGGPPLALLYRDLPGPVMRSSLGAVFFVGVLLSAIALTFTGRITMDVLVIAALLSPALLLGTYLSRFLTGRVEGKPLRTATLAVSVMAAVLVLIRSL, encoded by the coding sequence ATGCATTTTGACATCCAACAACTCACGCTGGCATGGATAGTGACGGCATTTGCCGGTGTTGTACAGGGCACCATTGGTTTTGGCTACGCAGTCTTGTCCGTGCCTGTTTTGGCATTAATTAATCCCTTGTTTGCTCCGATGCCTCAGATTCTGATGTCTCTGCCCATGACCTCTTTTATGGCCTATCGCGAACGCTCTAATTTGGAATGGCAAGGCATTGGTTGGATCTTAATCGGACGCCTTCCAGGCACCATTGCGGGCGCTTGGCTATTGGTCGTAGCATCGCAAGTCGTGTTGCAACGAAGTTTAGCTTTGGTGGTGTTCTTGGCTGCGCTTATTATCGGCTCCGGAGTTTCATTACCGCGAACAAAATTAACCCGCACCGTAGCTGGTTTTATCTCTGGCATCGCAAGTATGACAAGCGCAATCGGCGGCCCTCCGTTGGCGCTATTGTACCGAGATCTTCCGGGTCCCGTCATGCGCTCCTCGCTTGGCGCCGTGTTTTTTGTGGGCGTTTTACTTAGCGCCATTGCGTTAACTTTTACAGGCCGCATCACCATGGACGTGCTTGTGATTGCAGCGCTGCTTAGCCCTGCCTTGCTTCTCGGCACCTACCTCTCCCGTTTCTTAACGGGCCGGGTAGAAGGTAAACCGCTACGTACCGCTACCCTCGCAGTGTCGGTGATGGCGGCAGTATTGGTGTTGATACGAAGCCTTTGA
- a CDS encoding class I SAM-dependent RNA methyltransferase, protein MEPSQSDIWKAVKLVATGKTLCQHESGKLAFAYGPLPEESIVAQEVALQHQTLHIVRWELLQASQERRIAACPYYESCGGCDWMHINEAAQSRFKREMLTDALKRITKIDVPPGTITFYASPKALAYRNRLKLHIDNKGRWGLRAHRSHDLIEISNCLISNAKINEVITTLRKLGSVPPFFSSCSQMEIRASSTQSSALVVFYPKKHAKKQKLEQLYASLEGKLALSIAGHPELGPSIQGWNNGSLELEIPVTAFVQVNDDINELMVERVIQGAKQRKLHSVCDAFCGAGNFILPLVKAGLTGLGIESHPQAIQSAKATSQRLGYEQQVDFIASDAQTALQELNQRKQSYDLVILDPPRRGAKNLVDYAAKATRSHLLFCACDPVSLARDLKAFLERGFALEHIELFDLFAQTHHFESIVWLKKAHNVASLP, encoded by the coding sequence GTGGAGCCATCGCAGAGTGATATTTGGAAAGCGGTTAAACTAGTCGCAACCGGAAAAACACTTTGTCAGCATGAGTCCGGCAAGCTTGCCTTTGCCTATGGACCACTACCCGAAGAAAGCATTGTCGCTCAAGAAGTAGCACTGCAGCACCAAACACTTCACATTGTCCGCTGGGAGCTTCTGCAAGCAAGCCAAGAACGTAGAATAGCAGCCTGCCCCTACTACGAAAGCTGCGGTGGTTGCGACTGGATGCATATCAACGAGGCGGCTCAATCACGTTTCAAGCGTGAAATGCTTACAGATGCCTTAAAGCGTATCACTAAAATCGATGTCCCGCCTGGTACCATCACCTTTTACGCAAGCCCCAAGGCCTTGGCTTATCGCAACCGATTGAAACTCCATATCGATAACAAAGGTCGCTGGGGTCTTCGCGCACATCGCAGCCATGATCTTATTGAAATCTCAAATTGTCTGATCTCAAATGCAAAGATCAACGAAGTTATTACTACGCTCCGAAAGTTAGGAAGCGTTCCACCCTTTTTCTCTTCCTGTTCTCAGATGGAGATTCGCGCTTCTTCAACACAAAGCTCTGCGCTAGTTGTTTTTTACCCAAAGAAACATGCAAAAAAACAGAAACTCGAACAGCTTTATGCCTCTCTTGAAGGCAAACTTGCTTTATCCATCGCGGGACATCCTGAGTTGGGTCCGAGCATTCAAGGGTGGAACAACGGCTCACTCGAGCTCGAGATTCCGGTCACAGCCTTTGTGCAAGTCAATGACGATATAAACGAGTTGATGGTCGAGCGAGTCATTCAAGGAGCAAAACAGCGTAAGCTTCATAGCGTGTGCGATGCATTTTGTGGCGCGGGCAATTTTATTTTGCCTCTTGTAAAGGCAGGACTTACGGGACTTGGTATTGAAAGCCACCCTCAAGCTATACAAAGCGCCAAAGCAACGTCACAACGCTTAGGCTATGAGCAACAGGTTGATTTTATCGCCAGCGATGCACAAACAGCTCTTCAAGAGCTAAACCAACGAAAGCAATCGTACGATCTCGTCATTCTTGATCCGCCAAGGCGCGGCGCTAAAAATCTAGTCGATTATGCCGCCAAAGCAACACGGTCTCATCTTCTCTTTTGTGCGTGCGACCCGGTTAGTCTGGCACGCGACCTAAAAGCGTTTCTTGAACGAGGCTTTGCGCTGGAACACATCGAACTTTTTGATCTCTTTGCCCAAACGCATCACTTTGAAAGCATCGTGTGGTTAAAAAAAGCACACAATGTGGCATCGTTACCCTAG
- a CDS encoding formimidoylglutamate deiminase — MISQRVDTTIVLPGIASAHSHAFQRALRGRTQALSQQDESFWSWRSLMYRFASKLDPQSMYTLCRYAFAELALNGVTAVGEFHYLHHDPSGQPYSNRTEMAEMAIRAAQDIGIRIALLRVVYQRGGQHQSLDPVQKRFADADLDDVFEDIAALKKQFSGDESVQIGLAPHSVRAVPQSSLLDIASFLRAQGDAVPVHAHVSEQEAENKACYEEYACSPVEVFADAGLLGPHFCAVHATHLSSTDIKLLADSKSIVCLCRGTERDLGDGLPLVRELCEAKIPICFGADSHAISDPFEEARAAELDERSRLKRRQVALDGQALLRASSEHGYQALGMHSKYDEDRVVLSANDPALVSDEQTPLDDLVMFSATARAVRDVVVGKKKIVENGILAGFETIKAEYQKLLRKLVMQ; from the coding sequence ATGATTAGCCAGCGCGTTGATACGACGATTGTTCTGCCTGGTATTGCCTCGGCTCATTCTCATGCTTTTCAGCGTGCCCTTCGTGGCAGAACCCAAGCGTTGAGCCAGCAGGATGAAAGTTTCTGGTCGTGGCGGTCGCTTATGTATCGTTTTGCATCGAAGCTTGATCCACAAAGCATGTACACTCTTTGTCGTTATGCTTTTGCTGAGCTTGCGCTGAATGGAGTGACCGCTGTTGGAGAGTTTCATTATCTGCACCACGATCCGTCTGGACAACCGTATTCAAATCGCACCGAGATGGCGGAAATGGCAATTCGTGCGGCGCAAGACATTGGAATTCGTATAGCACTTTTACGTGTGGTGTATCAACGTGGTGGCCAGCATCAGTCGCTCGATCCCGTTCAAAAACGTTTTGCCGATGCGGATCTGGACGACGTTTTTGAAGACATTGCAGCTCTAAAAAAACAGTTTTCGGGCGATGAATCTGTCCAAATAGGTCTTGCCCCGCACAGTGTTCGTGCTGTGCCTCAATCCAGTTTGCTTGATATTGCAAGCTTTCTAAGAGCTCAGGGCGATGCTGTGCCGGTACACGCCCATGTCTCGGAGCAGGAAGCCGAGAACAAAGCCTGCTATGAGGAATACGCTTGTAGTCCAGTCGAAGTTTTTGCTGATGCTGGTTTGCTTGGACCGCACTTTTGTGCCGTGCATGCCACGCATCTCAGTTCGACGGATATTAAGTTGTTGGCCGATTCGAAAAGTATTGTTTGCCTTTGTCGGGGCACGGAGCGAGATCTTGGCGATGGTTTACCCTTGGTGCGGGAGCTGTGTGAAGCTAAGATACCAATCTGCTTTGGTGCAGATAGCCATGCCATTAGTGATCCTTTTGAAGAGGCGAGGGCTGCTGAGCTTGATGAGAGGTCTCGGTTAAAAAGACGTCAAGTTGCTCTCGACGGGCAAGCCTTGCTTCGGGCGAGCTCGGAGCATGGCTATCAAGCCTTGGGAATGCATAGCAAATACGATGAAGACAGGGTTGTTCTAAGTGCCAATGACCCAGCACTTGTGAGCGATGAGCAGACTCCTCTTGATGATCTCGTGATGTTTTCTGCCACCGCTCGAGCGGTGCGCGATGTTGTGGTCGGAAAGAAAAAAATTGTCGAAAATGGTATATTGGCTGGTTTTGAAACCATCAAGGCCGAGTACCAAAAGCTTCTACGGAAGTTAGTGATGCAGTGA
- a CDS encoding HTTM domain-containing protein, translating to MKGFEFYFWRDQAASRIAVLLRSLYALLAFDAWLLMLPHAGRYGAGGFNVAHFVWLDRLQPMPNPFFYSGLIVCVGLLALFCALGPSRAWLRALLFVLYSYAWLLSLLDSYQHHYFLSLALFCFVFVPDDALSPKSGIKIEAWAFQLFILTVALLYGFAVIPKLESGWREGQSLYLLLHRRADNWLWLLQGKLGDNVWRLSAGIVIAMEAVLSLAYMTMPWLGRTIALGAWCIAIALHLGAETLGLRIGWFSIYMMLIATVVFWPTWLWDGLIQFVIKNKQRFRKPAWAPVIFVVFSFVSIALLVGLQLDGALYGVVFFVGCVLVQSVNAYRISGWRVAFSTLALLSFSVFVFAGSIQLSDVRYDYYRFIAGDLKRRGQIESALSAYQKAEHFAPSGKSRKGQIEKLKKLSQNRNQ from the coding sequence ATGAAGGGTTTTGAGTTCTATTTTTGGCGAGATCAGGCCGCTTCTCGGATTGCAGTACTACTGCGGAGCCTCTACGCCTTGCTAGCTTTTGATGCTTGGCTATTAATGCTCCCTCACGCAGGTCGCTACGGTGCAGGCGGATTCAATGTTGCACATTTTGTTTGGCTTGATCGTTTGCAGCCAATGCCAAACCCGTTTTTTTACAGTGGGCTAATCGTTTGCGTGGGCCTTCTAGCGTTATTCTGTGCACTGGGCCCAAGTCGAGCATGGCTTAGAGCCCTTTTGTTTGTTCTATACAGCTACGCTTGGTTGCTTAGTCTGCTTGATAGCTACCAGCATCATTATTTTCTGTCGCTAGCCCTGTTTTGTTTTGTTTTCGTTCCCGACGATGCGCTTAGTCCAAAATCCGGCATCAAGATCGAGGCCTGGGCATTTCAGTTGTTTATACTCACGGTCGCTTTACTTTATGGCTTTGCTGTCATCCCCAAGTTGGAATCTGGATGGCGAGAGGGACAGAGTCTTTACTTGCTGTTGCATCGACGAGCAGACAATTGGCTCTGGTTGCTGCAGGGCAAGCTTGGCGACAACGTTTGGCGGCTTAGTGCGGGGATAGTCATCGCCATGGAAGCGGTTCTTTCTCTAGCCTACATGACCATGCCTTGGTTGGGCCGAACAATCGCTTTAGGAGCTTGGTGTATTGCTATTGCACTTCATCTAGGTGCCGAAACACTTGGTTTGCGTATCGGATGGTTCAGTATTTACATGATGCTGATTGCAACGGTTGTGTTTTGGCCGACTTGGCTTTGGGATGGGCTGATTCAATTTGTTATTAAAAACAAACAGAGGTTCAGAAAACCTGCCTGGGCACCAGTGATTTTTGTTGTCTTTAGCTTTGTATCCATTGCCTTGTTAGTCGGTTTGCAGCTTGACGGTGCCTTGTATGGCGTTGTGTTTTTTGTCGGCTGTGTTTTAGTACAATCGGTAAATGCTTACCGTATTTCAGGGTGGCGAGTGGCTTTCTCGACTCTGGCGCTTTTGAGTTTTAGTGTGTTTGTGTTCGCTGGTTCGATCCAACTAAGTGATGTTCGTTACGATTACTATCGTTTCATTGCTGGCGACTTGAAACGACGAGGGCAGATCGAGTCGGCCTTGTCAGCTTATCAAAAAGCTGAGCACTTTGCGCCCTCAGGGAAAAGTCGCAAAGGTCAAATCGAAAAGCTAAAAAAATTGTCGCAGAATAGAAATCAATAA
- a CDS encoding thioredoxin family protein, with protein sequence MALAYSNGMAIGTSAPDFSLPGVDGKTYTLGSFDDAKILVVVFTCNHCPYAKACEDRLIVLQHDYLEKGVRLVAINPNDAERYPDDSFAAMKERAQEKHYPFPYLQDESQEVARAYDAACTPDIFVFDAERKLQYNGRLDDNWQEPHKVERSDLRLLLDSLLNGKTIDFEPVHSMGCSIKWKDPS encoded by the coding sequence GTGGCACTAGCGTACTCGAATGGCATGGCAATCGGAACGTCAGCACCGGATTTTTCTTTACCCGGCGTAGACGGCAAAACATACACGCTCGGAAGCTTCGATGACGCAAAAATCCTGGTTGTGGTGTTTACTTGCAACCACTGCCCCTACGCCAAAGCCTGCGAAGACAGACTCATCGTGCTGCAACATGACTACCTGGAAAAAGGAGTGCGTCTTGTTGCTATCAACCCAAACGATGCAGAGCGCTACCCGGACGACTCCTTTGCCGCCATGAAAGAGCGCGCGCAGGAAAAACACTACCCTTTTCCATATTTACAGGACGAAAGCCAAGAGGTAGCCAGAGCCTACGATGCTGCATGCACTCCGGATATCTTCGTATTCGACGCGGAGCGCAAGCTCCAATACAACGGCAGACTCGATGACAATTGGCAAGAGCCTCATAAAGTCGAACGAAGCGATTTACGTTTGCTCCTCGACAGCCTGCTCAATGGAAAAACGATTGACTTTGAACCCGTGCATTCCATGGGCTGCAGCATCAAATGGAAAGACCCTAGCTAA
- a CDS encoding TrmH family RNA methyltransferase, giving the protein MYVPPLGLPTDEVCKELNQIRHPFRIAIIRAKNPFNIGAIIRVAHSFLVKEIVLIGDAPFYERAAMGMQKYENIVEIPSEEAFLTRAKEENWKLISFEKDHAQAGLWDAEIPEDAVLVFGNENDGLSEAIVAQSETVVAIPMYGINHSYPITAAASMAMAEWARRYYQGGRTILPKTSLKSA; this is encoded by the coding sequence ATGTATGTCCCTCCGCTTGGCTTGCCCACAGATGAAGTGTGCAAGGAATTGAACCAAATCAGGCACCCTTTTCGTATCGCTATCATTCGCGCAAAGAACCCTTTTAACATTGGTGCGATCATTCGCGTGGCCCATTCTTTCCTTGTTAAAGAAATAGTGCTTATCGGTGATGCGCCTTTTTACGAGCGCGCAGCCATGGGCATGCAAAAATACGAAAACATCGTGGAGATACCCAGTGAGGAAGCCTTCTTAACGAGGGCAAAAGAGGAAAACTGGAAGCTGATTTCCTTTGAAAAAGATCATGCACAAGCCGGCCTTTGGGACGCTGAGATTCCCGAAGATGCAGTCTTGGTATTTGGCAACGAAAATGACGGGCTAAGCGAAGCTATCGTCGCGCAGTCTGAAACGGTCGTTGCCATCCCGATGTACGGCATTAATCACAGCTATCCCATTACCGCGGCCGCTTCGATGGCCATGGCCGAATGGGCTAGGCGCTACTATCAAGGCGGCAGGACCATCCTACCCAAAACATCGTTAAAAAGCGCATAA
- the gltS gene encoding sodium/glutamate symporter: MSLSPWFILLASVPVLLLGEFLCRRIGFLRKYNIPAPVVGGLLISVLLLCVSYLGIEISLQTKVTEIWWKWILSTPRDFGPDKSVEIAQPFMVSFFACIGLNASGSLAKKAGSGLGIFLLLCALLTTLQNIVGVSLASLLGQSPLLGLICGSLALTGGHGTALGFADTLVKSGYESAHVVGVAAATFGLVAGGLIGGPVASGLIRKFKLLGAYDSMASTEPEQSTHTVSNSAPMPTGFLTELKELSTYGRSALLHLAVVACCLKLGAFVSLFVVKSGLSFPVYIGAMIVGVLFRNLMDLTRVQRFQTHVFDLIGSVCLGIFLSIAMMSLQLQQLGGSVASMLIILTVQVAMMVAFARFITFRLMGNDYDSAVMAAGHCGFGLGATPTAVANMKSLVDAYGPAPRAFLIVPLVGAFLIDFINTLVITGFLNWLD; encoded by the coding sequence ATGAGCTTATCCCCTTGGTTTATCCTTCTTGCCTCCGTTCCCGTACTGTTGCTAGGAGAATTTCTATGTAGGCGTATCGGATTTTTGCGAAAATACAATATCCCCGCACCTGTTGTTGGAGGGCTATTGATTTCGGTTCTTTTGTTGTGTGTCAGCTATCTGGGCATCGAGATCAGCCTGCAGACCAAAGTCACCGAAATCTGGTGGAAATGGATCCTAAGTACTCCACGCGATTTTGGGCCCGATAAAAGCGTTGAAATAGCGCAGCCCTTCATGGTTAGTTTTTTTGCCTGCATTGGTCTAAACGCCAGCGGGAGTCTGGCTAAAAAGGCGGGCAGTGGTCTAGGCATCTTTTTGCTTCTGTGCGCGCTCCTTACTACACTACAAAACATAGTTGGCGTTAGCCTGGCTTCGCTTCTTGGCCAGTCGCCTTTGCTCGGACTCATCTGTGGTTCGTTGGCGCTTACCGGAGGTCATGGCACAGCTCTGGGCTTTGCCGATACCCTAGTGAAATCCGGCTACGAATCAGCACACGTCGTCGGGGTCGCAGCAGCTACTTTTGGCCTTGTCGCTGGAGGCCTTATCGGTGGACCTGTAGCTTCGGGTCTAATTCGCAAGTTCAAACTACTGGGAGCGTACGATTCTATGGCTTCCACAGAGCCAGAGCAATCAACCCATACCGTTTCCAATAGTGCCCCTATGCCAACTGGTTTCTTAACGGAGCTAAAAGAGCTTAGCACTTATGGTAGAAGTGCACTTCTTCATCTCGCAGTGGTGGCTTGTTGTCTGAAGCTAGGGGCTTTTGTAAGCTTATTTGTTGTCAAAAGCGGCTTATCGTTTCCCGTATACATTGGGGCCATGATCGTTGGCGTACTCTTTCGCAATCTGATGGATCTCACTCGGGTCCAGCGCTTTCAAACGCATGTCTTTGATTTGATCGGTTCGGTGTGTCTCGGTATCTTTTTGTCGATTGCCATGATGAGCTTGCAACTGCAGCAACTCGGTGGATCGGTCGCCTCGATGCTCATCATCCTCACGGTTCAAGTCGCTATGATGGTTGCTTTTGCGCGTTTCATCACCTTTCGTTTGATGGGCAATGATTACGATTCCGCGGTCATGGCAGCTGGCCATTGTGGTTTTGGCCTAGGCGCTACTCCCACCGCCGTGGCCAACATGAAATCCTTGGTCGATGCCTATGGACCGGCGCCTCGTGCTTTTCTGATCGTGCCGCTTGTGGGCGCCTTTTTGATTGATTTCATCAACACCTTAGTGATCACTGGTTTTTTGAATTGGCTAGATTAA